DNA sequence from the Longimicrobium sp. genome:
GCAGAAGATCATCGAGAAGCCCAAGGAGCCGGTCAGCAAGCTGGCCAACATCGGCCTCTACTACATCCGCGACTGGAAGCTCCTCTTCGAGGGGATCCGCCACGTGATGTCCACCGACCCGGGCGTCGGCGGCGAGTACTTCCTGACCGACGCCTTCCAGTACATGGTGGACCACGGCGGCAAGCTGCTGGTGGCGCCGGTGGAGGGATGGTACGACGCGGGGAAGCCGGACACGCTCCTGGAGACGAACCGCCACGTCCTGAGCACCACCCGCGGCCGCTCGCCCGCGCCTGCGGACGGGGTGATCGTCTACGAGCCGGTCCACGTGGCCGACGGCGTCACGCTGGAGAACGCCGAGATCGGCCCCAACGTCACCCTTTCCGCCGGCGTCACCGTGCGCGGCAGCAAGCTCCGCGACACCATCGTGGGCGAGAAGTCGGTGATCGACGGCTGCGACCTGCACGACTCGCTGATCGGGAGCAACGTCCAGGTCACCGGCGTGCGCGGCCAGGTGGACCTGGGCGACCATTCGGTGGTGAAGGCGTAGG
Encoded proteins:
- a CDS encoding sugar phosphate nucleotidyltransferase: MKVVMPLAGKGTRLRPHTHVTPKPLLKVGDKPVLAYILDELRELGVGEAVCITGHLKERVEEFMAREYPDFKAVYVEQVEQRGTGDAIALAEPYVQEDLLIIFVDTLFDADLSLVKRLPEGVAGVIWAKEVEDYQRFGVIVTDEQGFMQKIIEKPKEPVSKLANIGLYYIRDWKLLFEGIRHVMSTDPGVGGEYFLTDAFQYMVDHGGKLLVAPVEGWYDAGKPDTLLETNRHVLSTTRGRSPAPADGVIVYEPVHVADGVTLENAEIGPNVTLSAGVTVRGSKLRDTIVGEKSVIDGCDLHDSLIGSNVQVTGVRGQVDLGDHSVVKA